One genomic segment of Hordeum vulgare subsp. vulgare chromosome 2H, MorexV3_pseudomolecules_assembly, whole genome shotgun sequence includes these proteins:
- the LOC123427652 gene encoding uncharacterized protein LOC123427652, with translation MAPPPLATAAAAEDTTELLEVRCAGCSETLEVERGLTEFVCPDCATPQSLPPELMPPPRRRALPLPRGAADARGARLPCGACGELLSVPVGLSRCTCPFCGAELVVDSARLRNYILTSAAAAVVPRSSASVPPVVAARERWQERPSYAMRAGLPQAEPDVRLIPPRRTQVERPGRLIHVHRDEQEYRDHVIDGEEIPVANETFANSSLQRNRPSLGPLLGRRIVGDEETHVFPQNEVKNHVSDQYSGYSVQPKRAKLARLHRVIHSEEMQDGPLNHEVYREARHTELIYEATATHRVGCSTGPQTPSIGERHMGTPTQIIQQVRKQNYHESHVEGSQIDCLDLDGVVHPPVNQVNHGEEASTEMIDKMLSRESTWPTGCSVGPNSVNVEKRKASTTNQVNQHMQKQQSDATRSEHTQKEHPDQAIHEPTTHLTNRETMYSFPIKETIARYSKQKKSKLVNPKTIAEKRHMESLNHNIQQADGQTSDTDSHEIQVDIERQSKANGMHDNTSTLKGREQVTPPNKLADLKQKNICTNDEIQKEQTEGNVSKQTSSWTQKKNRKGSIASSNEGLQLKRSKRLAKDSSSAMENKPLESESGDLQNFGHNVQVPADATDEESIEWVPLQQCPPSPDCEGSVASTDTDSVESGNDEDYVVSPNQSMSESDHPDIDRIVADHCPSTPSVHKAPQEISDELDDPDVTTTPLVPDMSDPEHFARNYLPLEVRRALAKGKKAGGRLCVKVWTLPKGVRIPVSLNTSGLPIGENAIMLINFLGALARDGVLAPLTYVSWTYIPKENKDVMWHIVKLKFDVDPSHELSLLRSIRNKWRIWKCHLKRKHYDPHITEEERLADRVPRVLKEQWQVLVAYWNTEKAKARSTVGKACRAKSTFISKTGSKSFARIFHEESRSGDPAVENSEGSAMGAERMASTRRHRCTVGPSPKDLQDKSASQAARAKRKAGDEASTLRKEAAVTEESRPKNSQENAVLEAARAKRKAEDEAAALRKKVIVMEESQKKLQEDLARVTDAMSAMQKMMSTGGLPNGLMGEPAMPPSFQQEQNEASSDDGLESYIVYSGLRHPSSHNRQTR, from the exons ATGGCGCCACCGCCGTTagccacggcggcggcggccgaggacACCACGGAGCTCCTGGAGGTGCGCTGCGCGGGGTGCAGCGAGACGCTGGAGGTGGAGCGGGGGCTGACGGAGTTCGTCTGCCCCGACTGCGCCACGCCGCAGTCGCTCCCCCCGGAGCTCATGCCCCCGCCCCGCCGGAGGGCGCTGCCCCTGCCGCGCGGCGCCGCAGACGCACGCGGGGCCAGGCTGCCGTGCGGCGCCTGCGGCGAGCTCCTCAGCGTGCCGGTCGGGCTGTCGCGCTGCACCTGCCCTTTCTGCGGCGCCGAGCTCGTCGTCGACTCCGCCCGCCTCCGGAACTACATCCTGACCTCCGCCGCAGCGGCCGTCGTACCGCGCTCCTCGGCATCCGTCCCTCCGGTTGTTGCTGCCCGGGAG AGATGGCAAGAGCGTCCTAGTTACGCAATGCGTGCAGGGCTACCCCAAGCAGAACCTGATGTGAGGCTAATTCCTCCGCGGAGGACACAGGTAGAGCGTCCTGGTCGTCTCATCCATGTGCATCGGGATGAACAAGAGTACCGTGATCATGTGATTGATGGAGAAGAGATACCTGTGGCTAACGAGACTTTTGCAAATAGTAGCCTTCAGAGAAACCGACCTTCACTTGGCCCACTTCTTGGCCGTCGTATTGTAGGTGATGAGGAAACACACGTTTTTCCTCAAAATGAGGTCAAAAATCATGTAAGTGATCAATACTCTGGTTACTCTGTTCAGCCAAAGCGAGCGAAGCTGGCACGCCTGCATAGAGTCATTCATTCAGAGGAGATGCAGGATGGGCCTCTCAACCATGAAGTTTATAGAGAGGCGAGACATACTGAACTGATATATGAGGCTACTGCAACTCATAGAGTTGGATGCTCCACTGGCCCCCAAACTCCAAGTATAGGGGAGAGGCATATGGGGACTCCTACTCAGATCATACAGCAGGTGCGAAAACAGAATTATCATGAAAGTCATGTGGAAGGCAGTCAGATAGACTGTCTAGATCTGGATGGGGTGGTTCATCCGCCAGTCAACCAAGTAAATCATGGAGAAGAGGCATCCACTGAGATGATCGATAAAATGCTTTCAAGGGAGAGCACTTGGCCTACTGGATGTTCAGTTGGACCCAACTCTGTTAATGTAGAGAAGAGAAAGGCATCGACCACAAATCAGGTCAATCAACATATGCAAAAACAACAGTCTGATGCAACTCGTTCAGAACACACACAGAAAGAGCATCCGGATCAGGCAATTCATGAGCCTACAACTCATCTAACTAATAGAGAAACAATGTACTCATTTCCTATAAAGGAGACCATCGCAAGGTATAGCAAGCAGAAAAAATCAAAGTTAGTTAATCCCAAGACTATTGCCGAGAAGAGACATATGGAATCACTGAACCACAATATACAACAGGCAGATGGACAGACCTCTGATACTGATAGTCATGAAATCCAGGTCGATATTGAGCGTCAAAGTAAGGCTAATGGGATGCATGACAACACTTCAACTCTGAAGGGGCGGGAACAGGTTACACCTCCGAATAAGCTGGCCGatctaaaacagaaaaatatatgcACTAATGATGAAATCCAGAAGGAGCAGACTGAAGGTAATGTTTCCAAGCAGACTAGTAGTTGGACTCAGAAGAAGAATAGAAAAGGCTCAATAGCTTCATCAAATGAAGGGCTTCAGCTTAAACGTAGTAAACGTTTGGCCAAAGATTCATCTTCTGCTATGGAAAATAAACCTCTAGAAAGCGAATCTGGTGACCTGCAGAATTTTGGTCATAATGTCCAAGTGCCAGCAGATGCTACGGATGAAGAATCAATTGAATGGGTGCCTCTTCAGCAGTGTCCCCCCTCTCCAGATTGTGAAGGGTCAGTTGCCTCGACAGACACTGATTCTGTAGAAAGTGGTAACGATGAGGACTATGTTGTATCTCCAAATCAAAGCATGTCTGAGTCTGACCATCCAGATATTGATAGAATAGTTGCCGATCATTGCCCTAGCACTCCCTCTGTACATAAGGCGCCTCAAGAAATCTCTGATGAATTAGATGACCCTGATGTAACCACAACTCCTTTAGTTCCTGATATGTCTGACCCCGAGCATTTCGCACGGAACTATTTACCTCTAGAGGTCAGAAGGGCCCTTGCAAAGGGAAAGAAAGCTGGAGGTCGTCTTTGTGTCAAAGTGTGGACCTTGCCCAAGGGTGTACGGATACCGGTCTCCTTGAACACTTCGGGCCTGCCAATCGGAGAAAATGCAATCATGTTGATTAACTTTCTAGGCGCACTAGCACGAGACGGAGTGTTGGCACCTCTCACGTATGTAAGTTGGACATATATTCCCAAGGAGAACAAGGATGTTATGTGGCACATTGTTAAG CTTAAATTTGATGTTGATCCATCTCACGAGTTGTCGCTCCTGAGGTCCATAAGAAACAAGTGGAGGATTTGGAAATGTCATTTAAAACGGAAACACTATGATCCTCATATAACTGAAGAGGAACGACTTGCTGATCGAGTTCCTCGTGTCCTAAAAGAACAATGGCAAGTCCTTGTTGCATATTGGAATACAGAAAAGGCAAAG GCTAGAAGTACTGTCGGCAAAGCTTGTCGTGCGAAATCAACCTTTATCAGTAAAACCGGATCAAAGAGCTTTGCACGAATATTTCATGAAGAG TCGCGATCTGGTGACCCTGCTGTTGAGAATTCAGAAGGTTCTGCCATGGGTGCAGAAAGGATGGCTAGTACACGCAGACACAGGTGTACAGTTGGGCCCTCCCCCAAAGACCTGCAGGACAAGTCAGCCTCGCAAGCTGCGAGGGCCAAAAGGAAGGCTGGAGATGAAGCCTCCACACTGAGAAAAGAGGCGGCAGTAACAGAGGAAAGTCGCCCCAAAAACTCCCAGGAAAATGCAGTCTTGGAAGCTGCAAGGGCTAAAAGAAAGGCCGAAGATGAGGCAGCCGCTCTAAGGAAGAAGGTGATAGTGATGGAGGAAAGCCAGAAAAAGCTGCAGGAGGACTTGGCAAGAGTCACGGATGCAATGAGTGCTATGCAGAAGATGATGTCAACTGGTGGCTTACCAAATGGATTAATGGGTGAACCAGCGATGCCACCAAGTTTCCAACAG GAACAAAATGAAGCAAGCTCCGATGATGGTTTGGAGTCGTATATTGTTTACTCAGGGCTACGTCATCCTTCCTCGCATAATCGACAGACTCGATGA